The Mesobacillus jeotgali genome window below encodes:
- a CDS encoding AAA family ATPase gives MFEAFYEMDNTPFARDLPTDQLYDSSMVQEILGRLKYTAERQLFAVLSGDSGTGKTTTIRKFVDKLDKGKFHILYLSDSKLTPRHFYKGLLEQLGSEAKFYRGDAKRQLHREIELMKGIRGLQPVVVVDEAHLLDREMLEEVRFLLNFKMDSQSPMALILVGQSELWDRLRLQSYAAIRQRIDIQFQLGHLDRAQVEEYVSRHLRYAGVDQPIFSDGALDEIHRFSGGAARLINKLCTHSLLYGSQNGRRIIDDHMIKQVIQGELS, from the coding sequence GTGTTTGAAGCATTCTATGAAATGGACAACACTCCTTTCGCCAGAGATCTTCCGACTGATCAATTGTATGATTCCTCCATGGTGCAAGAAATCCTTGGTAGGCTGAAGTACACAGCTGAAAGACAGCTTTTTGCCGTTCTGAGTGGGGATAGTGGTACTGGAAAGACCACAACCATCCGTAAGTTTGTGGACAAATTGGATAAAGGGAAATTCCATATCCTTTACCTGTCCGACTCTAAGTTAACGCCTCGTCATTTTTACAAAGGTCTTTTGGAACAGTTAGGCTCTGAAGCGAAGTTTTATCGAGGAGATGCAAAACGGCAGCTTCATCGTGAGATTGAATTAATGAAAGGCATACGAGGGCTACAACCTGTAGTGGTAGTGGATGAAGCTCATCTTCTGGACCGGGAAATGCTTGAAGAGGTTCGTTTCCTACTGAACTTCAAAATGGATTCGCAAAGCCCGATGGCGCTTATCCTGGTCGGTCAAAGTGAATTATGGGATCGGCTTCGACTCCAATCATACGCAGCCATACGCCAAAGAATCGATATCCAGTTTCAGCTAGGACATCTCGACCGTGCCCAGGTTGAAGAATATGTTTCTAGGCACCTTCGATATGCCGGTGTTGATCAACCAATATTCTCTGATGGAGCACTTGACGAGATTCATCGCTTCTCTGGTGGTGCCGCAAGGCTCATTAATAAGCTCTGTACACATAGTCTTCTCTATGGTTCACAAAATGGCCGAAGGATCATTGATGATCATATGATCAAGCAAGTCATCCAGGGGGAACTTTCATGA
- a CDS encoding DUF5348 domain-containing protein, with amino-acid sequence MKTRWKEMNYNEELDCWVVFWGENSGYKMRCGEWFDLHLGNGRTLSCRLELGRDWYILTGRNDVRFYLKKNETYQVDL; translated from the coding sequence ATGAAAACCCGCTGGAAAGAGATGAATTATAATGAAGAATTGGATTGTTGGGTTGTGTTTTGGGGAGAGAACTCCGGCTATAAGATGCGATGTGGTGAATGGTTTGATTTACATCTAGGAAATGGTCGGACCCTTTCCTGCCGCCTGGAGCTGGGCAGAGATTGGTATATTCTTACCGGCCGAAATGACGTTAGATTCTATCTTAAGAAAAATGAGACCTATCAAGTTGATTTGTAA